A portion of the Candidatus Binatia bacterium genome contains these proteins:
- a CDS encoding acyl-CoA dehydrogenase family protein, producing the protein MDLSYSQEYEAFRVELRRFLKENWSEEDANNTPPPDGRASLMGAVLRTDQAATRFRLKAIERGYLYRHVPKRYGGGEQPPDPLKSVIIGEEFRKARAPGEVVGQGPSMLVPTLVEHGTEEQKQQFVRDTLLGKISWCQGYSEPGSGSDLASLRTRAVLEGDFWVVNGQKIWTSNADTSDWMFCLVRTEPDAPKHDGISYLLIDMKTPGIDIRPLRQMTGDVDFNEVFLDNVRVPVKNLVGKRGQGWTVSRSTLKHERALIGGSLINRRMLDGIIMLAQGVNLRGKPAIQDPVIRTRLVELEAKILASEYHGYRLLTMEARKEETGLSSMVTKLYGTTLGYDIARLAMDVLADRGMLAPGEDTAPAMGMFITAYMWSIGILIAGGTANIQRNIIAERGLGMPRDSGVSRR; encoded by the coding sequence ATGGATCTGAGTTACAGCCAAGAATACGAAGCTTTTCGCGTCGAGTTGCGCCGGTTTCTGAAGGAAAACTGGAGCGAGGAAGACGCCAATAACACGCCGCCACCTGACGGCCGTGCCTCGCTCATGGGGGCCGTCCTCCGCACCGACCAGGCCGCGACGAGATTCCGCCTCAAGGCGATCGAACGCGGCTACCTCTATCGCCACGTGCCGAAACGGTACGGCGGTGGAGAGCAGCCTCCTGATCCGCTGAAGTCAGTGATCATCGGCGAAGAGTTTCGAAAAGCCCGGGCGCCGGGCGAAGTGGTCGGTCAAGGCCCCAGCATGCTCGTACCGACTCTCGTGGAGCACGGAACCGAGGAGCAGAAGCAGCAGTTCGTCCGCGACACGTTGTTGGGCAAGATCAGCTGGTGTCAAGGATACAGCGAGCCCGGGTCCGGCAGCGATCTCGCCTCGCTGCGCACCCGCGCCGTGCTTGAAGGCGACTTCTGGGTGGTCAACGGCCAGAAGATCTGGACCTCCAACGCCGACACCTCCGACTGGATGTTCTGCCTGGTGCGCACGGAGCCCGATGCTCCGAAGCACGACGGCATCAGCTATTTGCTCATCGACATGAAGACGCCCGGCATCGACATTCGGCCCCTGCGCCAGATGACCGGCGATGTCGATTTCAACGAGGTGTTTCTCGACAACGTCCGCGTACCGGTGAAGAACCTCGTCGGCAAGCGGGGCCAGGGTTGGACTGTCAGCCGCTCGACCCTGAAGCATGAGCGTGCGCTCATCGGCGGGTCGCTCATCAATCGCCGCATGCTCGACGGCATCATCATGCTCGCGCAGGGCGTCAACTTGCGCGGCAAACCGGCCATCCAGGACCCGGTCATCCGTACCCGACTGGTGGAATTGGAAGCCAAGATTCTCGCCAGCGAGTACCACGGCTATCGGCTCCTGACCATGGAGGCACGCAAGGAGGAAACGGGCCTGTCCAGCATGGTGACCAAGCTCTACGGCACGACGCTCGGGTACGATATCGCCAGACTCGCTATGGACGTCCTGGCTGACCGCGGCATGCTCGCGCCGGGTGAGGACACCGCCCCGGCCATGGGCATGTTCATCACCGCCTACATGTGGTCCATCGGCATCCTGATCGCGGGCGGCACGGCGAACATTCAGCGCAACATCATCGCCGAACGTGGTCTCGGCATGCCCCGTGACTCGGGGGTCAGCCGGCGATGA
- a CDS encoding alpha/beta hydrolase produces the protein MSTWLFTGQVGRFHSSPRPWTTWHAPLIGQYFMKRHKVLSHGGPSLISKRTMTELEARAYHHVFDEPDSDHVVLTWPRTIPMREGDRGWADMVAIQRRLPEFDRTPTLLLYATQDSVFGKPYADRLKQLLPHAEGPLPIKGADHFLQDDRGPEVAATIVPFLQRTVGPAASPAAERSGKPMQVGPAERWSLEFYTPVPGETQALRADPLLIEQELDVRPEVAEALERATGLRAGRVYWRSACGHLYALELADVGHGRPSMATVYGFWQRWEPRPPEEEIDRDLLGFCLWVATLAPGIDPTDVIRVAERAGVNAA, from the coding sequence ATGAGCACCTGGCTCTTCACCGGGCAGGTTGGCCGTTTCCATTCTTCTCCGCGCCCATGGACGACATGGCATGCCCCCCTCATCGGCCAATACTTCATGAAGCGACACAAGGTGCTGTCTCACGGTGGCCCCTCCCTCATCAGCAAACGGACGATGACCGAGCTGGAAGCCCGTGCCTATCACCATGTCTTCGACGAGCCAGACTCCGACCACGTCGTCCTCACCTGGCCGCGTACCATCCCGATGCGCGAAGGCGATCGCGGCTGGGCTGACATGGTTGCGATCCAGCGGCGGCTTCCCGAATTCGACCGCACCCCGACGCTCCTTCTGTATGCCACGCAGGACAGCGTCTTCGGCAAGCCCTACGCCGATCGGCTGAAACAGCTCTTACCCCATGCCGAAGGGCCGCTTCCGATAAAAGGTGCCGACCACTTCCTGCAGGACGATCGTGGGCCGGAGGTCGCAGCAACGATCGTACCCTTCCTCCAGCGTACCGTCGGTCCAGCCGCGTCGCCGGCTGCTGAAAGATCAGGGAAGCCGATGCAGGTTGGTCCTGCTGAACGGTGGAGCCTGGAGTTCTACACGCCTGTGCCTGGTGAGACCCAGGCTCTGCGCGCCGATCCGCTTCTCATCGAGCAAGAACTCGACGTGCGGCCCGAGGTCGCCGAGGCGCTGGAGCGCGCCACCGGCCTTCGAGCTGGCCGCGTCTACTGGCGCTCCGCATGTGGTCACCTGTATGCGCTCGAGCTCGCCGACGTCGGCCACGGTCGCCCGTCGATGGCAACAGTTTACGGGTTTTGGCAGCGGTGGGAGCCGCGACCGCCAGAAGAAGAGATCGACCGCGATCTGCTCGGCTTTTGCCTCTGGGTAGCCACCCTCGCTCCCGGCATCGATCCCACTGACGTGATACGGGTCGCGGAGCGTGCCGGCGTCAACGCGGCCTGA
- a CDS encoding MFS transporter, whose protein sequence is MSVPPVTVPVASLAAERVAPTRARYGVLGFTLALTAVAYLDRVCIATAAPAMKVDLHLSDAEMGYVFSAFTFAYALFEVPSGWLADRFGARLMLTRIVIWWSVMTAATGLVGGFASLFAVRLLFGLGEAGTFPSIARAYARWLPGRERGRSFGLAVMSGALGGALTQPLVVALLGVVHWRHSFPMFGLVGVVWALAWFWWFRDDPHQHAGVNQSELRLIGTEPPQAHGAVPWRDVARHRGLLALCVMYGGAIYGWYFYLTWMPMYLLRARGFDLHQVGWLAALPYLSIAAGVLTGGWMSDVLVRRWGARAGRRTPGLIGLPLAAIAVLAAVATPVATAAALLLALAAGLAALGVAPAWAVCLEIGGRHAGVVTGAMNTFGNLGGSLSPVVVGLCLERWGSWNTPLITVAGFYLLAAACWLRIDPTEPIPNT, encoded by the coding sequence ATGTCAGTTCCACCAGTGACGGTGCCGGTTGCATCGCTGGCGGCCGAGAGAGTCGCGCCTACGCGGGCACGATACGGCGTGCTGGGGTTTACCCTGGCGCTGACCGCCGTTGCCTACCTCGATCGCGTGTGTATCGCCACGGCGGCGCCGGCGATGAAGGTGGATCTTCATCTCAGCGATGCGGAGATGGGCTACGTCTTCAGTGCCTTCACCTTCGCCTACGCCCTGTTCGAGGTGCCGAGCGGATGGTTGGCGGACCGCTTCGGTGCCCGACTGATGCTCACTCGTATCGTCATCTGGTGGTCAGTGATGACCGCAGCGACCGGTCTGGTCGGGGGATTCGCGTCGCTGTTCGCCGTGCGCTTGCTGTTCGGTCTGGGCGAGGCAGGAACGTTCCCGAGCATCGCCCGCGCCTATGCGCGGTGGTTGCCCGGCCGGGAGCGAGGCCGCTCGTTTGGTTTGGCCGTCATGAGCGGAGCGCTCGGTGGCGCGCTCACGCAGCCGCTGGTGGTGGCGCTGTTGGGTGTGGTGCACTGGCGACACAGCTTTCCCATGTTCGGTCTGGTGGGCGTGGTGTGGGCGCTGGCCTGGTTTTGGTGGTTCCGTGACGACCCGCATCAACATGCGGGTGTGAACCAGAGCGAGTTGCGCCTGATCGGCACCGAGCCGCCGCAGGCGCATGGCGCCGTGCCCTGGCGTGATGTCGCCCGCCACCGCGGCCTGCTGGCCCTCTGCGTCATGTACGGCGGCGCGATTTACGGCTGGTATTTCTATCTGACCTGGATGCCGATGTATCTGCTGCGCGCCCGAGGCTTCGATCTGCATCAGGTGGGCTGGCTGGCGGCCCTGCCGTATCTCAGCATCGCCGCAGGCGTTCTTACCGGCGGTTGGATGAGCGACGTGCTGGTGCGGCGTTGGGGGGCGCGCGCCGGGCGGCGCACACCGGGCCTCATCGGCTTGCCGCTGGCGGCGATCGCCGTCCTCGCCGCGGTGGCAACACCGGTGGCCACCGCGGCGGCGCTGCTGCTGGCACTGGCGGCGGGTTTGGCTGCCCTCGGCGTAGCCCCAGCCTGGGCGGTGTGCTTGGAAATCGGCGGCCGGCATGCTGGCGTGGTTACCGGCGCCATGAATACGTTCGGCAACCTGGGAGGATCGCTGAGCCCAGTGGTGGTCGGGCTCTGCCTGGAACGTTGGGGCTCCTGGAACACCCCCCTGATCACGGTAGCGGGGTTTTATCTGCTTGCCGCAGCCTGCTGGCTCCGTATCGATCCGACCGAGCCAATCCCCAACACGTAA
- a CDS encoding GspH/FimT family pseudopilin, which translates to MIRQSSKRGFSLVEVVIVLQLTAIAAFIAVPNMNAFFARYQLMSASNQLGFDIARARMQAIGQNQSVRIRMLSGTQYVRETSKNGSPPWSNQVTTSLPRGVTVTTTSAQVGFDRRGFATVNNSITVSGGVQQLKTVMTNVIGRVTIASGVNT; encoded by the coding sequence ATGATAAGGCAAAGTTCGAAACGTGGGTTCTCGCTGGTTGAGGTGGTGATCGTGCTGCAATTGACGGCGATCGCCGCCTTCATAGCGGTGCCGAATATGAACGCGTTCTTCGCCCGGTATCAGCTGATGAGCGCCTCCAATCAGCTGGGGTTTGATATCGCCCGCGCCCGTATGCAGGCGATCGGACAGAATCAGTCAGTGCGCATCAGGATGCTGAGTGGCACGCAATACGTGCGCGAGACCAGCAAGAACGGGAGTCCTCCCTGGTCGAATCAGGTCACGACGAGCCTGCCCAGGGGTGTGACGGTCACTACGACGTCAGCGCAGGTGGGGTTCGATAGACGCGGGTTCGCCACAGTCAATAATTCGATTACTGTCAGCGGTGGTGTTCAGCAGCTGAAAACTGTCATGACCAACGTGATCGGACGGGTCACCATTGCGTCAGGCGTGAATACATGA
- a CDS encoding acyl-CoA dehydrogenase family protein: MVTTDLDMELSEEEQKVRDTVHRFAAEVMRPAGMALDRLPDPEDVIAPKSMLWDVFKKYRALGLEAYTAPGGELAPGQRARLRYIISEELGWGDAGLGISFGVAGFPRMMAEMSGKPELIERFGTVDAIGCWAGTEPHHGSDLIIFADQIGTPAYGRPDCIARRDGDYFVINGQKAAWVSNGTIASAAALFCSVDMGDGPKGNGGFIVPLDGPGVSRGKPLDKIGQRALNQGEIFFEDVRIPADYMVLSPEMFVFASDMVLSQANSGMGSLFVGVAQAALELAVDYAKQRVQGGVPIAHHQSIKARLFEMFRKVEAARSLARRVTVYNTLNTPPLLQYAIASKVTATSTAFEVASAALQIFGGNGLSREYPIEKLLRDARASMIEDGCNDVLGLVAAERL; encoded by the coding sequence ATGGTGACGACCGATCTGGATATGGAGCTGTCCGAGGAAGAGCAGAAGGTCCGCGATACCGTGCACCGGTTTGCCGCCGAGGTCATGCGGCCTGCTGGCATGGCGCTCGATCGGCTTCCAGATCCCGAAGACGTGATTGCTCCAAAGTCGATGCTGTGGGACGTCTTCAAGAAGTACCGGGCTCTCGGCCTGGAGGCGTACACCGCGCCGGGTGGCGAGCTCGCACCGGGACAGCGCGCCCGCTTGCGCTACATCATCAGCGAAGAGCTGGGCTGGGGTGACGCGGGGCTGGGCATCAGCTTCGGCGTGGCCGGCTTTCCGCGGATGATGGCGGAGATGTCGGGTAAGCCCGAGCTCATCGAGCGCTTCGGGACGGTCGACGCCATTGGTTGCTGGGCCGGCACGGAACCGCACCACGGCAGCGACCTGATCATCTTTGCCGACCAGATCGGGACCCCGGCGTACGGCAGACCGGATTGCATTGCGCGCCGGGACGGAGACTACTTCGTGATCAACGGGCAGAAGGCGGCGTGGGTCTCGAACGGTACCATCGCATCGGCCGCAGCGCTCTTTTGCTCCGTGGACATGGGGGACGGACCGAAGGGAAACGGCGGCTTCATCGTACCGTTGGATGGTCCGGGCGTGTCGCGCGGGAAGCCGCTCGACAAGATCGGCCAGCGGGCGCTGAACCAGGGTGAGATCTTCTTCGAGGACGTCCGCATTCCGGCCGACTACATGGTGCTGAGCCCAGAGATGTTCGTCTTCGCCTCGGACATGGTGCTCTCCCAGGCCAACAGCGGGATGGGCTCGCTGTTCGTCGGGGTGGCGCAGGCGGCGCTCGAACTGGCGGTCGACTACGCCAAGCAACGGGTGCAGGGGGGTGTGCCGATCGCTCACCACCAGAGCATCAAGGCGCGGCTGTTCGAAATGTTCCGCAAGGTGGAGGCGGCCCGATCCCTGGCGCGGCGCGTGACCGTGTACAACACCCTGAACACGCCGCCGCTGCTGCAGTACGCGATCGCGTCGAAGGTGACCGCCACCAGCACCGCCTTCGAGGTCGCGAGCGCGGCCCTACAGATCTTTGGAGGAAATGGGTTGAGCCGGGAATACCCGATCGAAAAGCTACTGCGCGACGCGCGCGCCTCCATGATCGAGGACGGCTGCAACGACGTGCTCGGCTTGGTTGCGGCGGAACGCCTGTGA
- a CDS encoding response regulator has protein sequence MIDDDPDIVRIIRYMLRDAGCQVSYAYNGADGIQKAKAEKPDLVLTDLSMPNVSGIEVIDALHNDPETQHIPILAVTGHAWDTIAQVAHQFGCMGCVSKPFTREQLLQQVRRSLDPASRQAPAAPPVAAPSTEVLRLRTD, from the coding sequence GTGATCGACGACGATCCTGACATTGTACGTATCATTCGATACATGCTCAGGGATGCCGGCTGTCAAGTGAGCTATGCCTACAACGGCGCGGACGGCATCCAGAAGGCCAAGGCCGAGAAGCCCGATCTAGTGCTGACGGATCTGTCGATGCCCAACGTGAGCGGGATCGAGGTGATCGACGCGCTTCACAACGATCCTGAGACCCAGCATATCCCCATTCTTGCCGTCACCGGCCACGCTTGGGACACGATCGCCCAGGTCGCACATCAGTTCGGCTGCATGGGCTGCGTCTCGAAACCCTTTACCCGTGAGCAACTCCTCCAACAAGTTCGACGGTCCCTTGATCCCGCGTCGCGGCAAGCGCCAGCGGCTCCACCGGTAGCTGCGCCATCGACGGAGGTTCTGCGCCTCCGCACCGACTGA
- a CDS encoding protein kinase, which produces MLAGLAPGSRVAETYDVLRVIAEGDISTIYLVWHRHWNIEIALRVPNAQLLSIAGTLGPFVARAEQWIALGLHPNIVPCYHVHSLHGVPLILAEFVEGVTLRAWLAGDPQDRLRQGLDVAIQVCHALEHAHGRGVAHGACTPEHIMIARGSVAKLLNFGLPLSGAPNTPPAAPRAAGSEGEIDERYALAALMREAPYVAPERWQQPTAPALTGDVFALGVCLWELFGGARPYDSTATETQPAMRELRLGQDDARTRLATLSQRCVAWDAASRPSDVAEIRDQLSTIYAMLFRETPVSRLPESTEADRLNAAAVNSLYSGRLADAEQAWEAALELDPGHLDSLFNRAVAHWRQGTITDEALTQHLEKIALPPTESWKVRWLIGLTHLERGDLGSAEAFLEQAWRQGPGVVEVTQALERVQFRRQSMEHPALVVEHFGFVSAVDLSAAGKIALAASGDAVVMVWDLASGKRLQALEGHDGGVTAAVLSADGQAAFTGGDDGTIRVWDVATGACRHVFAVELGRVVSLSVSPDGSLLLSAANRGSEQTEALPMQLWDIHSGECRRVFGRHAGTIKSVFLSVDGRYAVSGGDDHLIRLWDVEFGHCVKTFAGHDHFVSGVCLSPDGGLILSASWDKTLRLWNRLTGRCLRVFSGHSASVAAACLSADAVWAASGGWDGTVRLWEVATGRCLRTIHAHQGLVTAVALSANGDRVLSGSWDGTIRSWDISPELREACRLRTTGT; this is translated from the coding sequence ATGCTCGCCGGCTTGGCTCCGGGTAGCCGTGTAGCCGAGACGTATGACGTGCTTCGCGTCATCGCCGAGGGTGACATCAGCACCATCTATTTGGTCTGGCACCGACATTGGAATATCGAGATCGCATTGCGCGTTCCCAACGCGCAGCTCCTCTCGATTGCCGGCACACTGGGGCCCTTCGTGGCCCGCGCCGAACAGTGGATCGCGCTCGGGCTGCACCCCAACATCGTGCCTTGCTATCATGTACATTCGCTGCACGGCGTACCCCTGATTCTGGCGGAGTTCGTGGAAGGCGTAACTCTGCGCGCGTGGTTGGCAGGCGACCCGCAAGATCGCTTGCGGCAGGGTCTCGACGTCGCCATCCAGGTCTGCCACGCACTCGAGCACGCGCATGGTCGCGGCGTCGCACACGGCGCCTGTACGCCGGAGCACATCATGATCGCACGCGGCAGCGTGGCGAAGCTCTTGAACTTTGGACTACCGCTGTCCGGCGCGCCCAACACCCCTCCAGCAGCACCACGCGCGGCGGGCTCCGAAGGTGAGATCGACGAAAGGTATGCGCTGGCTGCGTTGATGCGGGAGGCACCGTACGTTGCCCCCGAGCGCTGGCAGCAGCCGACGGCGCCGGCGCTGACGGGCGATGTGTTTGCGCTCGGAGTGTGTCTGTGGGAGCTCTTCGGTGGGGCTCGTCCGTATGACAGCACGGCCACCGAGACCCAGCCCGCGATGCGCGAGCTCCGCCTAGGCCAGGACGATGCACGCACGAGGCTGGCGACTCTCTCGCAACGGTGCGTCGCCTGGGACGCGGCCAGCCGCCCATCAGATGTCGCGGAAATACGCGACCAGTTGTCGACAATCTACGCAATGCTCTTCCGGGAAACCCCCGTGAGCCGCCTACCCGAGTCGACGGAAGCAGACAGGTTGAACGCGGCGGCCGTGAACTCCCTGTATAGTGGAAGGTTGGCAGACGCGGAGCAGGCGTGGGAAGCTGCTCTCGAACTCGATCCAGGCCATCTCGACTCCCTGTTCAACCGTGCCGTCGCACACTGGCGGCAAGGCACGATCACTGATGAGGCGCTTACCCAGCACCTCGAAAAGATCGCGTTGCCGCCCACCGAGAGTTGGAAAGTCCGCTGGTTGATCGGGTTGACTCATCTCGAACGCGGTGACCTCGGATCCGCGGAAGCGTTTCTCGAGCAGGCATGGCGCCAAGGACCCGGCGTAGTTGAAGTGACCCAGGCGCTCGAACGCGTGCAATTCCGCAGGCAGAGTATGGAACATCCCGCCTTGGTCGTGGAGCATTTCGGGTTCGTTTCCGCCGTAGACCTGAGTGCCGCGGGCAAGATTGCGCTGGCCGCCTCTGGTGACGCAGTCGTGATGGTGTGGGACCTCGCCAGCGGAAAAAGGTTGCAAGCGCTCGAGGGCCATGACGGCGGGGTGACTGCCGCGGTCCTGAGTGCGGACGGGCAGGCCGCCTTCACCGGCGGCGACGACGGAACGATTCGCGTCTGGGACGTCGCGACCGGCGCGTGCCGGCACGTGTTCGCGGTCGAGCTCGGGCGGGTCGTTTCGCTGTCCGTGAGCCCCGATGGCAGTTTGCTGCTGTCGGCGGCCAACAGGGGTAGCGAGCAGACCGAGGCATTGCCGATGCAGTTATGGGACATTCACAGCGGCGAGTGCCGGCGCGTGTTCGGAAGACATGCGGGCACAATCAAATCGGTTTTCTTGAGCGTCGACGGGCGCTACGCTGTATCTGGCGGTGACGACCACCTGATCCGTTTGTGGGATGTCGAATTTGGTCATTGCGTCAAGACCTTCGCGGGCCACGACCACTTTGTCTCCGGAGTGTGCCTGAGCCCTGACGGCGGACTGATTCTGTCTGCAAGCTGGGATAAGACGCTTCGGCTCTGGAACCGCCTCACGGGTCGCTGCCTGCGCGTGTTCTCGGGCCACAGCGCTTCGGTCGCCGCGGCCTGCCTGAGCGCCGATGCGGTCTGGGCAGCATCGGGCGGTTGGGATGGCACCGTCCGGCTGTGGGAGGTAGCGACTGGTCGTTGTTTGCGTACGATTCACGCACACCAAGGGCTGGTAACCGCCGTGGCGCTCAGCGCAAACGGGGATCGCGTGCTGTCTGGAAGCTGGGACGGCACCATACGTAGCTGGGATATCTCGCCCGAGTTGCGTGAGGCGTGTCGCTTGCGCACCACCGGCACGTAG
- a CDS encoding RecQ family ATP-dependent DNA helicase, with translation MDLTERVTTAGAEAESPEGFSELLRRCKPAALRLGINQLYPEQERTVAASLAGHDVLVVLPTGYGKSACYQVPSMVLPRPVVLVSPLLALLRDQHGKLLARNIPVERIDGTIRGVARREALKRVAAGGSLLVMTTPETLAGAELGDALSAAGIALAAVDEAHCISEWGHDFRPAYLRLGERLRELGAPPILALTATATQAVRDDIVRYLGMRKPEVVASSPHRANLAFEVMEISGTERVRGLTRFVKRLRRPGIIYCATTKAVDDLYGALRLMRMPVHHYHGRMAAKERNAEQELYMRSGRRTVMVATSAFGLGIDKPDIRYIVHYQAPASLEQYVQEAGRAGRDGRRANCILLFDPKDREIHEALLQTSRIRPDQLYRLAAALAAWAGEDRVPSREALTLAAQLADRQTKALLVVLEEAGLVELDGDAIRITVPASDLVEQARSLAGRFLTLRTQDGRRLDRMSEYAHTAECRAVFLRQYFGEEAGEPCGLCDICRGAPERPPSFWQPIARPPQPKRRKRRRRRRRGQGGGPPVQNQGPAAPDRERG, from the coding sequence ATGGACTTGACTGAGCGGGTGACTACGGCGGGTGCCGAGGCAGAGTCGCCGGAGGGCTTCAGCGAGCTGCTGCGCCGGTGCAAGCCGGCAGCGTTGCGGCTTGGAATTAATCAGCTCTACCCCGAGCAAGAACGTACAGTCGCCGCCTCGCTGGCAGGCCACGACGTTCTCGTGGTGCTGCCGACCGGTTATGGGAAGTCGGCCTGCTATCAGGTGCCGTCCATGGTCCTGCCGCGTCCGGTGGTGCTGGTGTCACCGTTGCTGGCGCTCTTGCGCGACCAGCATGGGAAACTACTGGCGCGGAACATTCCGGTTGAGCGGATCGATGGGACCATCCGCGGCGTGGCGCGGCGCGAGGCGCTGAAACGCGTTGCCGCCGGCGGATCGCTGCTGGTCATGACCACGCCCGAAACCCTCGCCGGGGCGGAACTCGGGGATGCCTTGAGCGCGGCAGGCATTGCTCTCGCCGCGGTTGATGAAGCGCACTGCATTTCCGAGTGGGGTCACGACTTCCGACCGGCCTATTTGCGGTTGGGTGAGCGTCTGCGCGAGTTGGGCGCCCCGCCGATTCTGGCATTGACGGCAACCGCCACCCAGGCGGTACGTGACGATATCGTCCGCTACCTCGGTATGCGGAAGCCGGAAGTCGTTGCCAGCTCACCGCATCGCGCCAACCTGGCCTTCGAAGTGATGGAAATCTCCGGCACGGAGCGCGTCCGCGGATTGACGCGCTTCGTCAAGCGCTTGCGGCGGCCGGGCATCATATACTGCGCCACCACCAAGGCCGTGGACGACCTGTACGGGGCGCTGCGGCTCATGCGCATGCCGGTGCATCACTACCACGGACGCATGGCCGCGAAGGAGCGCAACGCGGAGCAAGAGCTGTACATGCGGTCGGGGCGGCGCACGGTCATGGTGGCCACCAGCGCCTTTGGATTGGGGATCGACAAGCCGGACATCCGCTACATCGTGCACTATCAGGCTCCCGCCTCACTCGAGCAGTACGTCCAGGAAGCGGGACGCGCGGGCCGTGACGGACGCCGGGCGAACTGTATCTTACTCTTCGATCCGAAAGACCGGGAGATTCACGAGGCCTTGCTCCAGACCAGTCGCATCAGGCCGGACCAGCTCTACCGCCTGGCCGCGGCCTTGGCGGCCTGGGCGGGGGAGGATCGTGTCCCCAGCCGGGAAGCGCTGACCCTTGCCGCCCAACTGGCGGATCGTCAGACCAAGGCGCTACTGGTGGTCCTCGAGGAAGCAGGACTGGTGGAGCTGGATGGCGACGCCATCCGCATCACGGTCCCAGCCTCGGATCTCGTGGAACAGGCGCGTAGTCTGGCTGGCAGGTTCCTCACCTTGCGGACCCAGGATGGGCGGCGACTCGATCGCATGTCGGAGTATGCCCACACGGCTGAATGCCGAGCGGTCTTCCTGCGCCAGTACTTCGGTGAGGAGGCCGGCGAGCCATGCGGCTTGTGCGACATCTGCCGCGGAGCTCCGGAGCGGCCGCCGAGCTTCTGGCAACCGATTGCGCGGCCACCGCAGCCGAAGCGTCGCAAACGGAGACGCCGCCGCCGCCGTGGACAAGGCGGCGGACCACCCGTTCAGAATCAAGGGCCGGCTGCGCCTGATCGGGAGCGTGGGTGA
- a CDS encoding acyl-CoA dehydrogenase family protein, protein MNFGLSEEQVLLKSTIKRFLEEQCPTTRVRAVMESDSGHDPGLWQGLADLGITGLIIPSAHGGSELELLDLALTAEALGYAATPGPFLASAMATVALLHAADTTQQATWLPRIAAGEALATVAFGEAESEWNPARYTARVTNGRLNGSKPLVPYAGVADALLVAAATNAGPDLFLVERGAPGVSISPLKVVDMTRHADVVSFTDTPATKLGGGIQAIQRTLDAGCVLIAADAYGGARRCLEMTTQYALQREQFGQVIGAFQAVKHQLANLAADLEPSLSLYWYAAHAFDRIRDQSERHAALAKAHLTDMYDRATRDATELHGGIGFTWEFDLHLWFRRAIFDRSFLGDALFHRARAADLAGW, encoded by the coding sequence ATGAATTTCGGTTTGTCTGAAGAGCAGGTTCTTCTGAAGTCCACCATCAAGCGCTTTCTCGAGGAGCAGTGTCCCACCACCCGCGTGCGAGCGGTCATGGAAAGCGACAGCGGACACGATCCCGGCTTGTGGCAAGGGTTGGCCGACCTCGGCATCACCGGCTTGATCATTCCATCAGCTCACGGCGGATCGGAGCTTGAACTCCTGGATCTGGCGCTCACGGCGGAGGCATTGGGATACGCTGCGACGCCGGGGCCCTTTCTCGCCTCCGCCATGGCAACGGTGGCCTTGCTGCACGCCGCCGACACCACACAGCAGGCCACCTGGCTGCCGCGCATCGCCGCCGGCGAAGCGCTCGCCACGGTTGCCTTCGGCGAAGCGGAGAGCGAATGGAACCCGGCGCGCTATACGGCTCGCGTAACCAACGGGCGTCTCAACGGATCGAAGCCGCTCGTCCCCTACGCCGGCGTCGCCGATGCACTCCTGGTCGCCGCGGCCACCAACGCGGGCCCCGATCTCTTTCTCGTGGAACGCGGCGCCCCCGGTGTCAGCATCAGCCCGCTCAAGGTCGTCGACATGACACGGCATGCCGACGTGGTCTCCTTTACCGACACGCCGGCGACCAAACTCGGCGGCGGGATACAGGCCATCCAACGCACCCTCGATGCCGGTTGCGTCCTGATCGCCGCCGACGCCTACGGCGGTGCGCGGCGCTGCCTGGAGATGACCACACAGTACGCGCTACAGCGCGAACAGTTCGGCCAGGTCATCGGCGCCTTCCAAGCGGTCAAACACCAGCTCGCCAATCTCGCCGCCGACTTGGAGCCCTCGCTCTCGCTCTACTGGTACGCCGCCCACGCCTTCGACCGCATTCGTGACCAGTCGGAACGGCATGCGGCTCTGGCGAAAGCGCATCTGACCGACATGTACGATCGCGCCACCCGCGACGCCACCGAACTGCACGGCGGCATCGGTTTCACCTGGGAATTCGATCTGCATTTGTGGTTTCGCCGCGCCATCTTCGACCGCAGCTTCCTCGGCGATGCGCTGTTCCACCGTGCACGCGCCGCCGACCTGGCGGGATGGTAA